The sequence ATGCTAGAAGCCTGCTCAGTGACCTAATTGCTTATTGGTGGCTTTCAGTGAAGGTACCTGTAATGGTAGTGTAAATGTTGACTAGCTTTTTCTTATGCATTTGAAATAGTTGCTTCTTCTGCGTGGTGAATAGTCTGACACAGCTAATTGCTTTCTCAAATTGTGGACGTTGGTACTAGTGGGATTTTTAGAGTCTTGCCATaaatcttaacttttttttaattgggttttgttaatattttttcacCTATATTGAACTAAGAATGTATTTGCCTATGACATTTAAATCATGTTGGTGTTTTTATATGATCTGTTTTGGGGTGTGGCAATATAATTATGAagaatgctttttcttgtgATAGGTTTCATAACCATTGCTTAATAAATGATTTTCCCTCACAGGTTGAATGGGAAGGAGCACAGTGTTTTCACAGGCGTGGTTATTATACACTGCAGCAGTAAAGGTAcctcagttttgttgttttttactcAGTGTTTTCATGAGTAATTATTTGCATAAAGACTTTGCATTGGACAGCAAATAAATAGCATTGAATTTTCTCCTATATAGTCTGAATTGGTGTCTAGCTCAAAATGGGAAGTACCTAATATTTAAACTAAAAACTCATCACAAAAGCTGTCCTCCTTACTGCATTCAGTTGTCATCGCCCTTCCTTTATGACAAAATACAAGCTTACAAAAATGCTCTGAGATCTATGGGACAAACTAAAAGATCAGTGTAAACTGGAGGAAATACTGTAACTGAAATTCAGACATGGCAACTGTAGGGAGCCATATATCTGTATCAGGTAACTTTTTCAGTAAACAATTGTTTTTTGAGCACTCTAATGTCAAAATCTGAGTGTTTAAAGGATTTCCTCTGATAGTTATGTCAGTACTTCATTAGTGGAACTTGTATCAAAATCTCTTTTGAAATTTCAATGAATATGGTTTTATGTAGATAAATTCATTatagctttgtttttattggAATGGTTGTTCTTAGGTCTTGTAGCAGAAATAAGATCAGTGATCCAATAATATTATTGATGTCTGTACAGTAGAAAGAGtgacagctgaaaaagaaagaaaatgatttcaagTGGTCTGTGAGCAGTCTAGGAAGAATAATGCCTTCTCTTgtttaagggaaaaataaagttgCGTGTACTGTCAGTAGTGATGCTGAGGACAGCTTGTCTCATCTGGAGTTTAGAAGTTGAAGTCATGGTATATTCAGATGAATAAAAATAGCTGAAGTCAGCATATTCATCAAGTGATTCAGGAGAAGaggtgtttggggttttttagAGTTCACTTTTGTTTTAACTGATAATTATAATGTGTTGCTAAGTTTTGCATTTACGTTCCAGACAGAATTTTCATCAACACGTAGCATAGGAAGACTGGTTACTAGCATTTTTTTAACTTCACCTGAATCGTTGTGTTCTTTCAATGCTAACACCACTTGCAATTAGTGTACTGCGGATCTTCCTTCTACCACCTGGGGAATTTCTGCTACCAGAATACAGACCAATAATTTGCACAGCAGTAGGAGGAGATGTGGACTTCGATCTTGTAGGAAAGAGTCAACTAATAACGTGTAATGTGCTAGTGCGTGCTCATTCTTAAAGGCTGCTTTCTTTTGAGTATATTTTGGTGCAGCCTTGCTCTGTAATCTTACTGGGTTCAGTGTACCCATGCATTATACTGTTGGAGCCCACACCCACATACGCAGTGCTTCATAGCACCTTTGGCACTCTTACAACCACTCCTAGAAAAagaaggctgaaataactcTTATTTATTGAGAAAGATGCAAGATCATACTGCAGATGGCACTGCTGGATGCCTGCAGTACAGATGCAGCTACATGCTCTGGCATATATAATAGCTATAATTTTAACTATGTTGTGTTATGGGTTGTTTGATGCTCCTAAGTTAGAAGAATGTTTGCAGccttctttgtgtttgttgctGGGTGTATATACTAGCAATTAGTTTTGCTAACTTGAGCATATTGTACACAGGGAGAGCAAGCTGTTAGCTTAAAAAGGGGAACACAGTAGTAGAAGCTTTCACACTCTCAGCTTTTACTGAAGTGATGAGTATGTGCAGagggaaataaacagaagagaTCACTGTCCTTCAAGACTTTTATTAGCTACTTCATGATTTATATCACTTTTTCTAAGTAAAATTCATATTAATATGAGGTGTAATTAAACTGATGTTACTCTCTAAACTGTCATTTTGGTGTTacaatttctgtttctaatgagaTTTCCTCTCTGTAGATAATCAGCTAGAAACAGAAATCACTGATTTCTATGAAGAGACTAAAGTAAAATTTTCAGACCTTTCAGAAGAGCTCTTATGGGAGTACATTCATAGTGGAGAGCCCATGTAAGTAAGACTCTAAAGCTATCTAACAGTACTTCAGAATAGATTTTGGGTTACATTACTAGCCTGcagcataaaatattttgccCTGGAAATTCAGTAATACAGTAAGAAGtcttttggtatttgttttctgttgttctaCCATTGCCACctacacagattttttttttttaaaacactatTACAATTCAAgtagttgttggttttttttaataaagacttAGTCTTGTGTAATTTCTTAGAATTAAATAATTgcatgagaaattaaaaaaattgactAACTTTTTTGCCGTTGTGCATCCTTATCAAGAAAATAAGCGGCATGTAGTATTTTAAAGTTTGGTCTTTGGGGACACAAACTAATTCTAAAAGTATATAGCAAGTTAAAATACGaacaaggaaggaagaacaCTATCTCAAAGTGGGCTGTGAGCCCAACATCTTTCTGATGGCTGCAGAAATATGGCTGTTCACtttctatttgatttttttccctctcctttcttcaaccaaggatttttattttctgtaggtCTATTCCTACTACTTCTCTCTGTAGAAATAAGGCTGGTCTATAGTAATTTTAACTACCTTGTGATTCTCTAATGATTTGATATGGTTTCTGTTAGCCTCTTAGAgccagcatttttttctgtatgttccAAAAACTCTGAACTTGCTTTCATCAAATCTACACTAAACTATCAACTGTCTTGCAGCACTGTTCTTTCGAAAGCAGTCTGTAATTCTGTACAGTCTGGAGTTAATAGATCTGAGACTGACTGACCTTTGGTTTCAAAGGTTGCTTACTTAAGCTTTCAGGTTTAGATGTTAGTCAGCGTACCTCTAACTACCTTGTTCCGTAGGTGTGAGCAGTGAAAATGTTGGTTTACTGCACTTTATCTGGCTGCATACATAACATTACACAATGAAATTTACATAATTAACTTAAAGACAGATTAAATTCCCAAGGTTACTTGCTGTGAAATACATGTGTATACTAGTACTGTGATGTTAGAGCACCTTGTAGCTTAGAGCTCTACTTGCATTTCCAGAAAATTACATAGGATTTAAGTAGGACCGAGTGAGATAGCACTGGATTTTGTAATTGAATAGGACTTTGAAAAAGAGCAACTTTTCCCCTGATCTTCATTTTAGATATTACTCGGACTGAGAGCTGCAAAACATGTACTGCAATTGTTTGAGTTCTAAGATGTCCCCTTAAGTTTGAGCTCCTTTTCAAGCTGATGGTATGCCTGAAGACCCTTCAGCCTCTAGTGGAATAGGGGTAGGGTCAGAATGTAACTGGGTGACTGAGTGGCAGTGTTGGTCTCAGGGAATACTTGCTGTTACTATCCTTGCCCGACAGGACATGGAGGAAGCTGGGTGACCTATGGCAGTGCAGTTTGACTGCAGTCAGATGGTATACCTCCATGTAGGTGACTGTGTCACTTGGACTGGCAGAAGCTTAATGACCTTAGGCTATTCACCCATTGTAGAAATATTAATCCTTATATTTAgttatgacaaaaaaaaagctttgagcTTAACTAGAATCCATCTCCAACTTGAGTAGACTAGTCTTTATTCCAGTCTCTGCAGTACTAGTGATTACATGTTCTATGCAACCTTTACTGTCAAACACATTCTCAAACTTCATTAGATAGGTCtgagctttcatttttctctcccctAGGGACAAGGCTGGTGGATATGGAATCCAGGCCCTTGGTGGAATGTTAGTTGAGTATGTCCATGGAGACTTCTTGAATGTGGTGGGATTTCCTCTGAATCACTTCTGCAAAAAGCTAGCAGAGTTGTACTATCCACCCCTTAAACATACCATACAGCATACAAAGCATGACTCTATCCCTTCTGTGGACACTTTTGAGAGCCTAAGTGATGGAGAAAGTGAATCCTCAAGTTTCAAGGAACATAAAGGTGCTAGTAAGTTGGACAGTCCCTCAGGAGTTATTTGCAACTCTGAAAACAGCTCTGGTGTTACAACTGGTTCTGTGGTACCTTTGGAAAATCAGAATGGAGTATCAGACAGTGCAGCAAAAGTTCCATCTAAAATTCTAGACCTGATGGATGGTTTTAGAGCTTCAAAGGTAAGGGGGGGAGAAAAGTAAAACTAATTACTTTGACTGCTACAATTGCTTTGTTGGAGGTAATTTGAAATGCTTGAGATGGAATAAGAATAATAGCATAAAAGAACTACTGTGCAGAGAATCTAAGATAGCTGAAACTTCTGACACAACACagatgtggttttttttttttgtatgaattcTATCTACTCTATGAAACTTTAACAGcagagataattaaaaaaaatcttccttttaatttgaaagTGAAGAAGTCCACAggactatttttcttttttttgcctttgcatGTTGGGTCTTGGGTATAAATGGTTAAACTGCGCTTCTAGGATGTCTGGAAACAGTACCTATCTGCTTTCTTCCCATATGTTCCTTTTGTCATGTTGTCTAATTAAATGCAACTTATGGAAGATTGACTTATCTTTCATTAGCTACATCAGTGATTCTGTCTCTGGTGCATGTTGTAACTAGAAGGCTCCGAAATAAcagtaatttcagaaatgtatcATGCAAAAATGCATTCCACAATGAAAGTGGAATGTTGCTGGGAAACTTcagaatgcttttaaatataaatttatcaCTGAGTTTTTTGTACTAAGTGCAATCAaatagaaaataactttttatcAACACTGCTAGGAAGGCTTTTTATGTGGTTTAATTACCAAGCTTATTTTAAGTATGTGCAGTGCTTgtcatagttttttttttttccttttgaactTATAATGCTTAGTTTTAGAATTCTGGGGGAGATCttagcttttttatttcctgttaaagaagtagctttttttttataccCTGTTTCATGTTCCAGTTGTTTATCATATATTGCCTGGAGATTATCAGCTGGAGAGACATCCATGTAATACAGGCTACAAACTGAAGGTCACATGCTGTGAGGAGCACGAGTGGAGCAGCAGTGTAATGGGAAATGAATAACTGGGTGTTTTAAATGCTACCAAGCTTTCTACTCAGAGCTCCACTGTAGTGAAGAAGGTGAAGGAGAAATTGAACACTAGTCATTCTGAATAGATTACTGATATCAAGTTGGTGATGTTTcaggaagagatgaaaaaactGCTCAAGTGGCAGTGAAACGACAAAcctaaatgtaattaaaaataacagaggAGGGTACACAAAACAGTGAACAGTGGTTGAAACAGCAGAAAGTCACAGTTAAGCCTGTGAATTGGTGACTTACCCTTATTGTAGTTCTAGCAACGCAGTTAAGTTATGataattaataaaatcagaTGTTCTTATATAGCTGAATAGTAACAGTAGGTTGTTTCAAATGTATAGCAAAGGCTAATGGTAGGCTTGTCAAGTAAGTTGTATCAACAGAGAGCAAGTTGGAAGTACCCGAATAGATGAGATAATGCTTAGCACATCTTCAGGTGCACCTTACCAGCGTTCTGTAATTGCACGTTATGTATGCTCATTGTTCTGATCTGATGGCTAATTCAGTTCTGTGCAGTGAAAGTTGATGGCCActgtaaataaaagcaggagCTTTCCTTTTCTAATAATCAGTGTAAAATCAGCACGGAATGCTGAAGTTTTGTGTTGAGCTATTGGggatttcttttcctgaggCCTGAAGATATTTGTACAATACATTACTGGTTGTGGATTACTTCTGTGGACTGACAAATCTTACCTCCTCTCTCTGTACTTCTAGAATATGGATAAGAGCGCATAAGCATTTAGCTTCATAAAAGCTTTCAGgatctgtttcatttttatttcttgagtGTTGCTTCATAAAGCAGGCTGAAGTCTCCTGCAGAGGAAGGAGGCATTACCACCTACTTTACTATGAACAGTTACTGTTGCAGAACAGGAGATCAGGTTTGAGTGATACATTATCCAGTTCTCCAACATGTTCTGAAATTGCATATTCTGATTTTCACTTGCTGTTACGatatttgtttggtttgtttgtgaACTGGGcattacagaattgtagaattacttatatcattaatttttttgaatctctttgttttttgttatgtcCAGGTCAAATTAGTTCAAAAGTTGGGCAGATCTTGGAAGTCAAATGGTTGTAGTATAGATGCAGTTGGATCAATACTGCAGAAGTCTGGATTCTAAGAAATCCCAACTGAATGTTCTTACTAGAACAACAGAGGAAATGATAGAAAGGATGAAGATAATAAAATGTTTACACACTAGCATAGCTTTCTctcaaagttatttttttttattaaatagaaTGTGTATCCTTCCTTCTTGactgagtgattttttttttcaagtacatCATAGTTGCTTACAGTTGCAGTTAAGTGTCTCAGTGATTGCTGTGTGTGCTTCCACTATGTTCAACATGAATACCATTGTTTTAGGAATTTTAATGTGCTTCTGAGCACTGAaactgcagtgttttatttttctttgttccgTGTGTGTCTTACTAAGGTGTGCATGTGGTAGAGTTGTGCTTTGAAgtattattcctttttttggCCATAGTTTTTACTTCATAAAGACCATCCTTAACT is a genomic window of Meleagris gallopavo isolate NT-WF06-2002-E0010 breed Aviagen turkey brand Nicholas breeding stock chromosome 1, Turkey_5.1, whole genome shotgun sequence containing:
- the LOC100547820 gene encoding probable bifunctional dTTP/UTP pyrophosphatase/methyltransferase protein, yielding MIFPHRLNGKEHSVFTGVVIIHCSSKDNQLETEITDFYEETKVKFSDLSEELLWEYIHSGEPMDKAGGYGIQALGGMLVEYVHGDFLNVVGFPLNHFCKKLAELYYPPLKHTIQHTKHDSIPSVDTFESLSDGESESSSFKEHKGASKLDSPSGVICNSENSSGVTTGSVVPLENQNGVSDSAAKVPSKILDLMDGFRASKALFVASKLKMFDHLKKRSPLKAADIADEVGTSVHGTERLLDACAALGLLKKTTQGYSNTDSANTYLASDGEYSLHGYIIHSNDHLWPLFTHLESAVKEGSRQNHRAFGKKTEDLFNVM